One region of Anaeromyxobacter paludicola genomic DNA includes:
- a CDS encoding response regulator, translating to MSPLLLIDGDQNFRQALAIALRLDGHAVSAVPSVEAAERELASGEFGCCVIDVRLAGAAGLLGRMARSSRACVVATAFDPDLLAETLARHPEVAALEKPFRVEDLRAVLGPRASIVA from the coding sequence ATGTCTCCGCTGCTCCTCATCGATGGCGATCAGAACTTCCGGCAGGCGCTGGCGATCGCCCTGAGGCTCGACGGGCACGCCGTCTCCGCCGTCCCCAGCGTCGAGGCCGCGGAGCGGGAGCTGGCCTCGGGCGAGTTCGGCTGCTGCGTCATCGACGTGCGCCTCGCCGGCGCGGCCGGACTCCTCGGCCGGATGGCGCGGAGCTCGCGCGCCTGCGTGGTCGCCACCGCCTTCGACCCCGACCTGCTCGCCGAGACCCTGGCGCGCCACCCGGAGGTGGCGGCGCTGGAGAAGCCGTTCCGCGTCGAGGACCTGCGAGCGGTCCTCGGCCCCCGCGCCAGCATCGTCGCCTAG
- a CDS encoding sigma-54-dependent transcriptional regulator, with product MSNRSKVLVVDDQKNMRTTTALMLRAAGYDVAEAEDGTAAIQRVGAETFDVILTDLRMGPPDGMEVLRAAAEAAPTTQVIVMTAYGTIDSAVEAIRRGAYDYLSKPFQEAEFLVRIAKAAEKRRLLGQMTLLTGEFRERYGLEHIVGRSAALRDLLERVVRVAHSDATVLITGESGTGKELIARALHAGSRRSDKPFVPVNCAAITETLLESELFGHAKGSFTGATRARRGLFEEASGGTLFIDEIGETAPGFQARLLRALQEGEIRRVGESTAIQVDVRVIAATNQDLRRAIAEKRFREDLFYRLNVVPLRLPPLRERKEDVPLLAGHFLERYNRRAGDRKALTPEALERLMAHDWPGNVRELENMIEQAAALSTAPEIRAADIHLEGPHGARQGGGAEPSLTLAEVVDAAERRAIEVAVARADGDLGRVARELGVSPTTLWRKMKRLGIPSRGGESPGGHP from the coding sequence ATGAGCAACCGCAGCAAGGTCCTGGTCGTGGACGACCAGAAGAACATGCGGACCACCACCGCGCTCATGCTGCGCGCGGCCGGCTACGACGTGGCGGAGGCCGAGGACGGCACCGCCGCCATCCAGCGCGTCGGGGCCGAGACCTTCGACGTGATCCTCACCGACCTGCGCATGGGGCCGCCGGACGGGATGGAGGTGCTGCGGGCCGCGGCCGAGGCGGCGCCCACCACCCAGGTCATCGTCATGACCGCCTACGGCACCATCGACTCGGCGGTCGAGGCGATCCGGCGCGGCGCCTACGACTACCTCTCGAAGCCCTTCCAGGAGGCGGAGTTCCTGGTGCGCATCGCCAAGGCGGCGGAGAAGCGCCGCCTGCTCGGGCAGATGACGCTGCTCACCGGCGAGTTCCGCGAGCGCTACGGCCTCGAGCACATCGTGGGCCGCTCGGCGGCGCTCCGCGACCTGCTCGAGCGGGTGGTACGGGTGGCCCACTCCGACGCGACCGTGCTCATCACCGGCGAGTCGGGCACCGGCAAGGAGCTCATCGCCCGCGCCCTGCACGCCGGGAGCCGCCGCAGCGACAAGCCCTTCGTCCCGGTCAACTGCGCCGCCATCACCGAGACCCTGCTCGAGTCGGAGCTCTTCGGCCACGCCAAGGGCTCCTTCACCGGCGCCACCCGGGCGCGGCGCGGCCTCTTCGAGGAGGCCTCCGGCGGCACCCTGTTCATCGACGAGATCGGCGAGACCGCCCCCGGCTTCCAGGCCAGGCTGCTGCGCGCGCTGCAGGAGGGGGAGATCCGCCGCGTCGGCGAGTCCACCGCCATCCAGGTGGACGTGCGGGTGATCGCGGCGACCAACCAGGACCTGCGGCGCGCCATCGCCGAGAAGCGGTTCCGCGAGGACCTCTTCTACCGGCTCAACGTGGTGCCGCTCCGGCTGCCGCCCCTGCGCGAGCGGAAGGAGGACGTCCCGCTCCTCGCCGGCCACTTCCTCGAGCGCTACAACCGGCGCGCCGGCGACCGGAAGGCGCTCACCCCCGAGGCCCTCGAGCGGCTCATGGCGCACGACTGGCCCGGGAACGTCCGCGAGCTCGAGAACATGATCGAGCAGGCGGCGGCGCTCTCCACCGCGCCCGAGATCCGGGCCGCGGACATCCACCTCGAGGGGCCCCACGGCGCCCGGCAGGGCGGCGGCGCCGAGCCGTCGCTCACGCTGGCCGAGGTGGTGGACGCGGCCGAGCGCCGCGCCATCGAGGTCGCCGTGGCCCGGGCCGACGGCGATCTCGGGCGGGTGGCGCGGGAGCTGGGCGTCTCTCCCACCACCCTCTGGCGCAAGATGAAGCGGCTCGGGATCCCGTCCCGAGGGGGAGAGTCCCCCGGCGGCCACCCTTGA
- a CDS encoding GAF domain-containing protein, with product MSRILDAAPLGTVVIREGVVRFASAAALALLGYREEQLLGESWLRFVPEERRAASLERHARRLRGAGAPTEFETEVLRADGARLPVEALVALDGDDVVVQLRDLTAPRIERERLIDLARLGAEIQRERSAPAVFDLLRWGLDRIGVQPALIRPDGDGLVVEWSIGDPVARARAEGALGEGLPGLRACWTAATRAAWAEGAAYVEDLPAEVEAFFGPERGPAAREATVRLGFGNGISVRIDQGGQPRYLLNVMSPWMRPRDLAAFRLFGAQVSAALDAGVAISDLSERNAELAALNELARLAGQARDLDAFLKAATPVVLRAFGCKGLALWLLEPGGAEAVLRYTEGVPEGSQQRPRLAGNPIGETVESGAPVVHQPEVGGPELQARMRALGLATRVLVPLKVRSTVLGVLAVGWGERRPESECRAGLLQAMAAHFAAAVENQRLLADLRGRVSELTLLNDLALATATLDPVLLFENALRRMMSTLGAEVGAAYLLEGRELVQTAVLGVGEETAQRVRRIAVGEGPLGKSVERLAPVPLPVLEGDAPEVRWYRDREGIRVAVEVPLLVKDRALGAFLLARRREDRPFGAEEIQLLSAVGAQLAVAVDNARLFAGTRKRAADLEAVSALALEVFGSPLGDPRPLLDATCRRLTQALGARSAAVFLVDEERRVLRGMAAHGDPLPPAGADVRLHAGGLAAEALRSQEPVYCADTGLDPRSPLSAPGHPRLAMLILPLTSRRSTRGVVVVADAPGRVFSEADVALAYALAGEAAMGLENAELYGQERQRAEELGMVLEVGRSLVSTLDLGAVLDAGVRNLVRIVEATDAYLLLPDAAGERLEIRAVAGGHPELLGHAQSLEQPGVAPWVYLHQEPLIVDDAEGDARVDHSVQAVSRAKAYLGVPLVARGRSIGSVVIVEERQARRFTHAETERATAIANQLAVALENARLYQDLRRSYADLARAQAQLVHRERLAALGELSAVVAHEVRNPLGVIFNSLGSLKRLLKPTGDAKLLLEIVGEESDRLNRIVGDLLDFARPAAPALRPEPVDRLVEEALTSALAQRAPGLRLELESQPGLPPVAVDARLLRQALVNLAVNAAQAMPQGGVVRARVAASAGGVEIAVSDAGPGIPAEVRHRIFEPFFTTKATGTGIGLAVVKRIVDEHRGEIAVESEPGRGTTFRIRLPAAPPGGAEGTG from the coding sequence GTGAGCCGGATCCTCGACGCGGCCCCGCTCGGCACGGTGGTGATCCGCGAGGGCGTGGTCCGCTTCGCCTCGGCCGCGGCGCTGGCGCTCCTCGGCTACCGCGAGGAGCAGCTCCTCGGCGAGAGCTGGCTCCGCTTCGTGCCGGAGGAGCGGCGCGCCGCCTCGCTCGAGCGGCACGCCCGCCGGCTGCGCGGCGCCGGCGCCCCCACCGAGTTCGAGACCGAGGTGCTGCGGGCCGACGGCGCCCGGCTGCCGGTCGAGGCGCTGGTGGCGCTCGACGGCGACGACGTGGTGGTGCAGCTGCGCGACCTCACCGCCCCGCGGATCGAGCGCGAGCGGCTCATCGACCTCGCCCGGCTCGGCGCCGAGATCCAGCGCGAGCGGAGCGCGCCGGCGGTGTTCGACCTGCTCCGGTGGGGGCTCGATCGGATCGGCGTCCAGCCGGCGCTCATCCGGCCCGACGGCGACGGGCTGGTGGTCGAGTGGAGCATCGGCGATCCGGTGGCCCGCGCCAGGGCCGAGGGCGCCCTCGGCGAGGGGCTGCCCGGGCTGCGCGCCTGCTGGACCGCCGCCACCCGGGCCGCCTGGGCGGAGGGCGCCGCCTACGTCGAGGACCTGCCGGCGGAGGTCGAGGCCTTCTTCGGGCCGGAGCGCGGCCCGGCGGCGCGGGAGGCCACCGTCCGGCTCGGGTTCGGCAACGGCATCAGCGTCCGCATCGACCAGGGCGGGCAGCCGCGCTACCTGCTCAACGTGATGAGCCCGTGGATGCGGCCGCGCGATCTGGCCGCCTTCCGGCTCTTCGGGGCGCAGGTCTCGGCGGCCCTCGACGCCGGGGTGGCCATCTCCGACCTCTCCGAGCGCAACGCCGAGCTGGCGGCGCTCAACGAGCTGGCGCGGCTCGCCGGGCAGGCCCGCGACCTCGACGCCTTCCTGAAGGCGGCCACGCCGGTGGTGCTGCGGGCCTTCGGCTGCAAGGGGCTCGCGCTCTGGCTGCTCGAGCCCGGCGGCGCCGAGGCGGTGCTGCGCTACACCGAGGGCGTCCCCGAGGGCTCCCAGCAGCGGCCGCGGCTCGCGGGCAACCCCATCGGCGAGACGGTCGAGAGCGGGGCCCCGGTGGTGCACCAGCCCGAGGTCGGCGGGCCGGAGCTCCAGGCGCGCATGCGCGCGCTCGGGCTCGCCACCCGGGTGCTCGTGCCGCTCAAGGTGCGCTCGACCGTGCTGGGCGTCCTCGCCGTGGGCTGGGGGGAGCGGCGCCCCGAGTCCGAGTGCCGCGCCGGCCTGCTCCAGGCCATGGCGGCCCACTTCGCCGCGGCCGTCGAGAACCAGCGGCTCCTCGCCGATCTGCGCGGGCGCGTCTCCGAGCTCACCCTGCTCAACGACCTCGCGCTCGCGACCGCCACGCTCGACCCGGTGCTGCTCTTCGAGAACGCGCTCCGGCGGATGATGTCCACCCTCGGCGCCGAGGTGGGCGCGGCCTACCTGCTCGAGGGGCGCGAGCTGGTGCAGACCGCGGTCCTCGGCGTCGGCGAGGAGACCGCCCAGCGCGTCCGCCGCATCGCGGTGGGCGAGGGGCCGCTCGGCAAGTCGGTGGAGCGGCTCGCCCCCGTGCCGCTCCCGGTGCTCGAGGGCGACGCGCCCGAGGTGCGCTGGTACCGCGACCGCGAGGGGATCCGGGTCGCGGTGGAGGTGCCGCTGCTGGTGAAGGACCGCGCGCTCGGGGCCTTCCTCCTGGCGCGGCGGCGGGAGGATCGGCCCTTCGGGGCGGAGGAGATCCAGCTCCTCTCGGCGGTCGGCGCGCAGCTCGCGGTGGCGGTGGACAACGCCCGCCTCTTCGCCGGCACCCGCAAGCGCGCCGCCGACCTCGAGGCGGTGAGCGCCCTCGCGCTGGAGGTCTTCGGCTCGCCGCTCGGCGACCCTCGCCCGCTCCTCGACGCCACCTGCCGGCGGCTCACGCAGGCGCTCGGCGCGCGCTCGGCGGCGGTGTTCCTGGTGGACGAGGAGCGGCGGGTGCTGAGGGGGATGGCGGCGCACGGCGACCCGCTCCCGCCGGCCGGGGCCGACGTCCGCCTGCACGCGGGCGGCCTCGCCGCCGAGGCGCTCCGGTCGCAGGAGCCGGTCTACTGCGCCGACACCGGGCTCGACCCCCGCAGCCCCCTGAGCGCGCCCGGCCACCCCCGGCTCGCCATGCTGATCCTGCCGCTCACCTCGCGCCGCTCGACCCGCGGCGTGGTGGTGGTGGCGGACGCGCCGGGCCGGGTCTTCTCCGAGGCCGACGTGGCCCTCGCCTACGCCCTGGCGGGCGAGGCGGCCATGGGGCTCGAGAACGCCGAGCTCTACGGGCAGGAGCGCCAGCGCGCCGAGGAGCTCGGCATGGTGCTCGAGGTGGGCCGGTCGCTCGTCTCGACGCTCGACCTCGGCGCGGTGCTCGACGCCGGCGTGCGCAACCTGGTGCGCATCGTCGAGGCCACCGACGCCTACCTGCTCCTGCCCGACGCCGCCGGCGAGCGGCTCGAGATCCGCGCCGTCGCCGGGGGGCACCCGGAGCTGCTCGGTCACGCGCAGTCGCTCGAGCAGCCGGGCGTCGCGCCCTGGGTCTACCTCCACCAGGAGCCGCTCATCGTGGACGACGCCGAGGGCGACGCCCGCGTGGACCACTCGGTGCAGGCGGTCTCGCGCGCCAAGGCCTACCTCGGCGTCCCGCTGGTGGCGCGGGGGCGCTCCATCGGCAGCGTGGTGATCGTGGAGGAGCGCCAGGCGCGCCGCTTCACCCACGCCGAGACCGAGCGCGCCACCGCCATCGCCAACCAGCTCGCGGTGGCGCTCGAGAACGCCCGGCTCTACCAGGACCTGCGCCGCAGCTACGCCGACCTGGCGCGGGCGCAGGCGCAGCTCGTGCACCGCGAGCGGCTGGCGGCGCTCGGCGAGCTCTCGGCGGTGGTGGCGCACGAGGTGCGCAACCCGCTCGGCGTGATCTTCAACTCGCTCGGCTCGCTGAAGCGGCTGCTCAAGCCGACCGGCGACGCCAAGCTCCTGCTCGAGATCGTGGGCGAGGAGTCGGACCGGCTCAACCGCATCGTGGGCGACCTGCTCGACTTCGCGCGGCCGGCGGCGCCGGCGCTGCGGCCCGAGCCGGTGGACCGGCTGGTGGAGGAGGCGCTCACCTCGGCGCTGGCGCAGCGCGCGCCGGGGCTCCGGCTCGAGCTCGAGTCCCAGCCCGGGCTGCCGCCGGTCGCGGTGGACGCGCGGCTGCTCCGGCAGGCCCTCGTGAACCTGGCGGTGAACGCCGCGCAGGCGATGCCGCAGGGGGGCGTGGTGCGGGCGCGCGTGGCGGCGAGCGCGGGCGGGGTGGAGATCGCGGTGAGCGACGCCGGCCCGGGCATCCCGGCCGAGGTGCGCCACCGCATCTTCGAGCCGTTCTTCACCACCAAGGCGACCGGCACCGGCATCGGCCTCGCGGTGGTGAAGCGCATCGTGGACGAGCACCGCGGCGAGATCGCGGTGGAGAGCGAGCCGGGGCGCGGCACCACGTTCCGGATCCGGCTGCCGGCGGCGCCGCCGGGCGGGGCGGAGGGGACGGGATGA
- a CDS encoding phosphoribosyltransferase — MVKKKSRTKPARAAAAPRPARPAAAPARKAPARKKTALRTAARPAGRRPSEGGARPEQPLGVGVGDAFAVARLGAGARRGARSRQNVRELSWETFGEIARALAGRIGETFRPQVVVGIAKGGVVVGGALAAALDVDFHPLRLAARGAAADGEALPELAGKRVLLVDDVCQTGRTLDRARALLRRAGAAAVRTAAVVSRPRGGRPDFSALQTDAVAVFPWDYQLHTPDLGGGEDPGEAGV, encoded by the coding sequence ATGGTGAAGAAGAAGAGCAGGACCAAGCCGGCGCGCGCCGCCGCCGCCCCGCGGCCGGCCCGGCCCGCCGCGGCCCCCGCCCGCAAGGCCCCCGCCCGCAAGAAGACCGCCCTGCGCACCGCCGCGCGCCCTGCCGGCCGGCGGCCCTCCGAGGGCGGCGCCCGCCCCGAGCAGCCGCTCGGCGTCGGGGTCGGCGACGCCTTCGCGGTGGCGCGGCTCGGCGCCGGCGCCCGCCGCGGGGCGCGGTCGCGCCAGAACGTCCGCGAGCTCAGCTGGGAGACCTTCGGCGAGATCGCCCGCGCCCTCGCCGGCCGCATCGGCGAGACCTTCCGGCCCCAGGTGGTCGTCGGCATCGCCAAGGGCGGCGTGGTCGTGGGCGGCGCGCTCGCCGCGGCGCTCGACGTGGACTTCCACCCGCTCCGGCTGGCGGCGCGCGGCGCGGCGGCCGACGGCGAGGCGCTCCCCGAGCTCGCCGGGAAGCGCGTGCTCCTCGTGGACGACGTCTGCCAGACCGGCCGCACCCTCGACCGCGCCCGCGCCCTGCTCCGCCGCGCCGGCGCGGCGGCGGTGCGCACGGCCGCCGTGGTCTCCCGCCCCCGCGGCGGGCGCCCCGACTTCTCGGCGCTGCAGACCGACGCCGTGGCGGTGTTCCCCTGGGACTACCAGCTCCACACCCCGGACCTGGGCGGCGGCGAGGACCCCGGCGAGGCGGGGGTGTGA
- a CDS encoding SDR family oxidoreductase, whose translation MPRSVAITGISGNLGRALAKLLHTETRLVGVDRRPFPEKPKDVTHHQVDIRKKKVDEVFRHERIEALIHLGIMHDPRMPFSEAHRFNILGTQKVLDLCVKHGVKKVVVLSSANVYGPLPDNSNFLTEETPLLAAERYSDFRDLVELDMYAQSFLWKHPELETVILRPVHIVGPTVRNAPSNYLRLAQPITVMGFDPMVQLIHEGDACRALALALKPGVRGIYNVTGPGEVPLSAALRELGRKPIPVPHFLVRPLVRRAFEARLTSFPPEEIDHIQYLCNVDGSRAVREMGWAPHYGLRETIRSVLPG comes from the coding sequence ATGCCGCGCTCGGTCGCCATCACCGGCATCTCCGGCAACCTCGGGCGCGCCCTCGCGAAGCTCCTCCACACCGAGACCCGGCTGGTCGGCGTCGACCGGCGCCCCTTCCCCGAGAAGCCCAAGGACGTCACGCACCACCAGGTGGACATCCGCAAGAAGAAGGTGGACGAGGTCTTCCGCCACGAGCGGATCGAGGCGCTCATCCACCTCGGCATCATGCACGACCCGCGGATGCCCTTCTCCGAGGCCCACCGCTTCAACATCCTCGGGACGCAGAAGGTGCTCGACCTGTGCGTCAAGCACGGGGTGAAGAAGGTGGTGGTGCTCTCGAGCGCCAACGTCTACGGCCCGCTCCCCGACAACTCCAACTTCCTCACCGAGGAGACCCCGCTCCTCGCCGCCGAGCGCTACAGCGACTTCCGCGACCTCGTCGAGCTCGACATGTACGCGCAGTCGTTCCTGTGGAAGCACCCGGAGCTCGAGACCGTGATCCTGCGGCCGGTGCACATCGTCGGCCCGACCGTCCGCAACGCCCCCTCGAACTACCTGCGGCTCGCCCAGCCCATCACCGTGATGGGCTTCGATCCCATGGTGCAGCTCATCCACGAGGGCGACGCCTGCCGGGCGCTTGCGCTCGCGCTCAAGCCGGGTGTCCGGGGCATCTACAACGTGACCGGCCCGGGCGAGGTGCCGCTCTCCGCGGCGCTGCGCGAGCTCGGGCGCAAGCCCATCCCGGTGCCGCACTTCCTCGTGCGGCCCCTGGTGCGGCGCGCCTTCGAGGCCCGGCTCACGAGCTTCCCGCCCGAGGAGATCGACCACATCCAGTACCTCTGCAACGTGGACGGCTCCCGGGCGGTGCGGGAGATGGGCTGGGCGCCGCACTACGGGCTGCGCGAGACCATCCGCAGCGTTCTCCCAGGGTGA
- the hslO gene encoding Hsp33 family molecular chaperone HslO, translating to MSDRLVRGLFQDRGLRAVFVRVTETARIARMLHGLYPTSARLFAEALAAGLLTAALQKDGSRVNLQLACDGPLRGLLVDAGQDGSVRGYVRSPQVDFPASAPEAGDRAALGGEGYLSVLRDQGNGQYHRSQIELEALTLAGDLRRFYEKSEQVESALDVRVIPAEGQPIGDAAGVLVQKLPGGDQAALEQVRARIAEGAFLGAVKAGATAQEAIAAVAGPGFELLGDLEVAYRCSCGPDRARVAVSALGRDGILDVLANEKQAVITCEFCRQTYVVAEPELRDILGRLSQDA from the coding sequence ATGTCCGATCGCCTCGTTCGCGGCCTGTTCCAGGACCGCGGCCTGCGCGCGGTCTTCGTCCGCGTGACGGAGACCGCCCGCATCGCCCGGATGCTGCACGGCCTCTACCCCACCTCCGCCCGGCTCTTCGCCGAGGCGCTGGCCGCCGGCCTGCTCACCGCGGCGCTGCAGAAGGACGGCAGCCGGGTGAACCTGCAGCTCGCCTGCGACGGCCCGCTCCGCGGCCTGCTGGTGGACGCCGGCCAGGACGGCAGCGTGCGCGGCTACGTCCGCTCGCCCCAGGTGGACTTCCCCGCCAGCGCGCCCGAGGCGGGCGACCGGGCCGCCCTCGGGGGCGAGGGGTACCTGTCGGTGCTCCGGGACCAGGGGAACGGGCAGTACCACCGGAGCCAGATCGAGCTCGAGGCGCTCACGCTCGCCGGCGATCTGCGCCGCTTCTACGAGAAGAGCGAGCAGGTGGAGTCGGCGCTCGACGTGCGGGTGATCCCGGCCGAGGGGCAGCCCATCGGCGACGCGGCCGGGGTGCTCGTGCAGAAGCTGCCGGGCGGCGACCAGGCCGCCCTGGAGCAGGTGCGCGCGCGCATCGCCGAGGGCGCCTTCCTGGGCGCGGTGAAGGCCGGCGCGACGGCGCAGGAGGCGATCGCCGCCGTCGCCGGGCCCGGGTTCGAGCTGCTCGGCGACCTCGAGGTGGCCTACCGCTGCTCCTGCGGCCCCGACCGCGCCCGCGTGGCGGTGTCGGCGCTCGGCCGCGACGGCATCCTCGACGTGCTCGCGAACGAGAAGCAGGCGGTCATCACCTGCGAGTTCTGCCGGCAGACGTACGTGGTCGCCGAGCCCGAGCTGCGCGACATCCTGGGGCGGCTCTCCCAGGACGCCTGA
- the selB gene encoding selenocysteine-specific translation elongation factor: MKRIVLGTAGHIDHGKTALVRALTGIDTDRLAEEKRRGITIELGFAHLGLPDGTVAGVVDVPGHERFVRAMAAGAGGIDVVVLVVAADEGVMPQTREHLDICRLLGVPRGLVAVTKSDLLAGLGEDWLPLLEGEIAAAVKGTFLEGAPILPVSARTGEGLDALKAEVARLAREVPERSPDGPLYLPVDRAFSLKGFGTVVTGTLVSGAVSEGDAVALCPPATEPLRVRTVQVHGAPVPRALAGQRTAVNLPGVEAGAVARGQALVQAGVVVPARMLDVELSLLAAAPKPLRHRARLLLHLGTAQASATVALLDRAELAPGQTCFAQLRLAEPVAALPGLRFILRGFAVLQGRGKTLAGGRVLAVQPPRRRRGRPEGLVGLEALARGDADQRLEAVLAMAGPAGLAEAALPGRTALPQKALAAALPRLGARGAALLFDKEHRAWVAGSVAEQLSQRLVAAVKAFHRAQPLAAGMGREALRGKLPPITDPRLFQRLLTQLVERQQLAVEGDHVRSPEHRAASASSAGGELKARVAAALAKGALTPPWLAELPGLVGASAPDVGAVLKLLLAEGAVVRVSAELWFDAAAVAALRARLVAHLRERKEIATPEFKDLVGATRKYVIPLAEYFDREKVTLRVGEKRVLRGEGHA, encoded by the coding sequence ATGAAGCGCATCGTCCTCGGCACCGCCGGTCACATCGACCACGGCAAGACCGCGCTCGTCCGGGCGCTCACCGGCATCGACACCGACCGGCTCGCCGAGGAGAAGCGGCGCGGCATCACCATCGAGCTCGGCTTCGCGCACCTCGGCCTGCCCGACGGCACCGTGGCCGGCGTGGTGGACGTCCCCGGCCACGAGCGGTTCGTGCGCGCCATGGCCGCCGGGGCGGGCGGCATCGACGTGGTGGTGCTGGTGGTGGCGGCGGACGAGGGGGTGATGCCGCAGACCCGCGAGCACCTCGACATCTGCCGGCTGCTCGGCGTGCCCCGCGGGCTCGTGGCGGTGACGAAGAGCGACCTGCTCGCCGGCCTCGGCGAGGACTGGCTGCCGCTGCTCGAGGGCGAGATCGCCGCGGCCGTGAAGGGGACCTTCCTCGAGGGCGCGCCCATCCTGCCGGTGTCGGCCCGCACCGGCGAGGGGCTCGACGCGCTCAAGGCCGAGGTGGCCCGGCTCGCGCGGGAGGTGCCGGAGCGCTCCCCGGACGGCCCGCTCTACCTGCCGGTCGATCGCGCCTTCTCGCTCAAGGGCTTCGGCACGGTGGTGACGGGCACGCTCGTCTCCGGCGCGGTCTCCGAGGGCGACGCGGTGGCGCTCTGCCCGCCCGCGACCGAGCCGCTCCGGGTGCGCACGGTGCAGGTCCACGGCGCGCCCGTGCCGCGCGCCCTCGCCGGCCAGCGCACCGCCGTGAACCTGCCGGGCGTCGAGGCCGGCGCGGTGGCGCGCGGGCAGGCCCTGGTGCAGGCGGGCGTGGTGGTCCCGGCGCGGATGCTCGACGTGGAGCTCTCGCTGCTCGCGGCGGCGCCGAAGCCGCTGCGCCACCGGGCGAGGCTCCTCCTCCACCTCGGCACCGCGCAGGCGAGCGCCACGGTGGCGCTGCTCGACCGGGCCGAGCTCGCGCCGGGGCAGACCTGCTTCGCCCAGCTCCGGCTCGCCGAGCCGGTGGCCGCCCTCCCCGGCCTGCGCTTCATCCTGCGCGGGTTCGCGGTGCTGCAGGGGCGCGGCAAGACCCTCGCCGGCGGCCGCGTCCTCGCGGTGCAGCCGCCGCGGCGGCGCCGGGGGCGGCCGGAGGGGCTCGTCGGGCTCGAGGCCCTCGCCCGCGGCGACGCCGACCAGCGGCTCGAGGCGGTGCTCGCCATGGCCGGCCCGGCCGGGCTCGCCGAGGCGGCCCTGCCCGGCCGCACCGCGCTGCCGCAGAAGGCGCTCGCGGCGGCGCTCCCGCGGCTCGGCGCGCGCGGCGCGGCGCTCCTCTTCGACAAGGAGCACCGGGCCTGGGTGGCGGGCAGCGTGGCCGAGCAGCTCTCGCAGCGGCTCGTCGCCGCGGTGAAGGCCTTCCACCGGGCGCAGCCGCTCGCCGCCGGCATGGGGCGCGAGGCGCTCCGGGGCAAGCTCCCGCCCATCACCGACCCGCGCCTGTTCCAGCGGCTCCTCACCCAGCTCGTCGAGCGCCAGCAGCTCGCGGTGGAGGGGGACCACGTGCGGTCGCCCGAGCACCGCGCCGCCAGCGCCTCGAGCGCCGGCGGCGAGCTCAAGGCGCGGGTGGCCGCCGCGCTCGCCAAGGGGGCCCTCACCCCGCCCTGGCTCGCCGAGCTGCCCGGCCTCGTGGGCGCCTCCGCGCCGGACGTCGGCGCCGTGCTGAAGCTGCTCCTCGCCGAGGGGGCGGTGGTGCGGGTCTCGGCCGAGCTCTGGTTCGACGCGGCGGCGGTGGCGGCGCTCCGGGCCAGGCTCGTGGCCCATCTCCGCGAGCGCAAGGAGATCGCCACCCCCGAGTTCAAGGACCTGGTGGGCGCCACGCGCAAGTACGTCATCCCGCTCGCGGAGTACTTCGACCGCGAGAAGGTCACGCTCCGGGTGGGAGAGAAGCGGGTCCTGCGCGGCGAGGGGCACGCGTGA
- a CDS encoding CBS domain-containing protein yields MLVQEAMTRQVFACREDEPLSAAAQVMWDRDVGAVPVLGRDGRLAGIVTDRDLCMAAYFAGKALDAVPIETAMCRKVFTAAPDQTIDSAEETMRHSQVRRLPVLDAGGALVGILTLSDLARATAARRAREEETEVAVTLAAIAQPRDLVSLPH; encoded by the coding sequence ATGCTGGTGCAGGAGGCGATGACGAGGCAGGTGTTCGCCTGTCGCGAGGACGAGCCGCTCAGCGCGGCGGCGCAGGTGATGTGGGACCGCGACGTGGGCGCGGTCCCGGTGCTCGGCCGCGACGGGCGGCTGGCGGGCATCGTCACCGACCGCGACCTCTGCATGGCGGCCTACTTCGCCGGCAAGGCGCTCGACGCGGTGCCGATCGAGACCGCCATGTGCCGCAAGGTCTTCACCGCGGCGCCCGACCAGACGATCGATTCGGCCGAGGAGACGATGCGGCACAGCCAGGTGCGCCGGCTCCCGGTGCTCGACGCCGGCGGCGCGCTGGTGGGCATCCTCACCCTCTCCGACCTCGCCCGCGCCACGGCCGCCCGCCGGGCGCGCGAGGAGGAGACCGAGGTCGCCGTGACGCTCGCCGCGATCGCGCAGCCGCGCGACCTCGTGAGCCTGCCGCATTGA